The Spirochaetaceae bacterium DNA segment CCTTCGAGATCCGCGCTGTCCTGCAGCTCGTTGGGCTGCGGCGCGCAGGAGGCGAGCGCAAACAGAACGATCGCGGCGAGCGAAAGGAGCCTACCGTTGCGTACCAAGGGTGATTACCTCCCCGATCCGATAATTGACCGATTGGTTCGTATGCTACCATGCTTCCACGCAGGGGAGGAACCAGAGATGACCAATTACCGCCGTCCACGCTCGCGAGGGCGGTTTGAGAGCCTGCCGCGAACGGTTAAGATGGCCCGATGATCAGGCGCAGGCTGCCCACCGGCGTGCAGACCTTCCGCGAACTCCGCGAGCGGGACTGCTATTACGTGGACAAGACCGCCTACGTCGAACGGCTGCTCGACGACGGCAAGCACTACTTCCTGTCCCGGCCGCGCCGGTTCGGCAAGAGCCTGTTCCTGGACACGCTGAAGGAGCTGTTCGAGGGCAACCAGGCGCTGTTCGAAGGACTGCACATTCACGACCGCCACGACTGGTCGCAGCGCCATCCGGTAGTGCGGCTGGACTTCGCCCGCGGCCACTTCGTGGAGCCCGGCTCCTTGCACACCAACGTGGCGGCGCAGTTGGACGGCATGGAGGTGCAGGCCGGCGTGCGTCCCCGCTACGAAACGACGCCGGAACGGTTTGGTTACCTGATCAGTTCGCTGCACGAGCGCACCGGGCAGCGGGTCGTGGTGCTGGTCGACGAATACGACAAGCCGATCCTGGATGCGCTGGAGCAACGCGGCATCGCCCGCGCGAACCGCGACTACCTGCGCGGCCTGTACGGCGTGATCAAGGCAAGCGACGCGCACGTCCGGTTCACGTTCCTCACCGGAGTGAGCAAGTTCTCCAAGGTCAGCGTGTTCTCGGTACTGAACAACCTTACCGACCTCACCCTCGACCGGCGCTACTCGGCGATCTGCGGGTACACGGAACATGACCTGGACACGGTGTTCGCGCCCGAGCTCGCCGGCCTGGACCGGGAGCAGGTGCGCGAGTGGTACAACGGCTACCGCTGGCGCGGCGATGAGAAGGTGTACAACCCCTACGACGTGCTGCTGCTGTTCGACAGCCGCGAGTTCGAGGCGCACTGGTTCGAGACCGGCACGCCGGCGTTCCTGGTGGACACCCTGGTCAGACGCCGGGTCGCGTCGGTGTCATTGGACCGGACCGTGAGCACCGCAGATCTGCTGGCGGCGTTTGACGTGGAGCACATCGGCACCGAGGCGCTGCTGTTCCAGACCGGCTACCTGACGATCACGGGAGAGGAGAAGCTGGGCGGCATGCCCCTGTACCACCTAGGCTATCCGAACCGGGAGGTTCGCCAGAGCCTGAACCAAGTCCTACTGCGTCACCTGGTGCAGGACACCGGACAGCAGATGCAGAACAGCATCCGCTTGGCGCGCCTGCTGGAGAGCGGCGATTGCGAAGGCCTGCGTGATCTGTTCCACGCCTTCTTCGCGGGCATCCCGTACGAATGGCACACCAACAACGACATCGCGAGATACGAGGGCTACTACGCGAGTGTGTTCTACTCCTACTTCGCGGCGCTCGGCTACGAGGTCGCGGTGGAGGAGTCCAGCAGCCATGGCCGCCTGGACATGGCGGTGCGCACCGGCGGGCACGTCTACCTGTTCGAGCTCAAGGTG contains these protein-coding regions:
- a CDS encoding ATP-binding protein — protein: MIRRRLPTGVQTFRELRERDCYYVDKTAYVERLLDDGKHYFLSRPRRFGKSLFLDTLKELFEGNQALFEGLHIHDRHDWSQRHPVVRLDFARGHFVEPGSLHTNVAAQLDGMEVQAGVRPRYETTPERFGYLISSLHERTGQRVVVLVDEYDKPILDALEQRGIARANRDYLRGLYGVIKASDAHVRFTFLTGVSKFSKVSVFSVLNNLTDLTLDRRYSAICGYTEHDLDTVFAPELAGLDREQVREWYNGYRWRGDEKVYNPYDVLLLFDSREFEAHWFETGTPAFLVDTLVRRRVASVSLDRTVSTADLLAAFDVEHIGTEALLFQTGYLTITGEEKLGGMPLYHLGYPNREVRQSLNQVLLRHLVQDTGQQMQNSIRLARLLESGDCEGLRDLFHAFFAGIPYEWHTNNDIARYEGYYASVFYSYFAALGYEVAVEESSSHGRLDMAVRTGGHVYLFELKVVEMTPPGSALAQLRERRYADKYRGRDEPIHLIGVEISRETRNVTAFEVADG